The genomic interval AGTGTGTCATATCTTTTTCGTTCCCGGGGCCTTTTCCGGAAAAATACGTTCCGAAGGATGAAAGAATACTGACTTACGTTAAAAAATCCGTTTGTCTGAGCGAAGTGAGTTAAGGATTTTAGTAAGTCAGTATTCTTTCAAGTATTTTGGAGGTTTAAGGCCTAGCCTTTTCGTTCTTTTGGGCAATGCCAAAAGGACACTTACGCATTGATGGAGAATGTCAGAGGTTTATAAATAAAATTTTAGTACAAAATTTTATTTGTTTTTAGATTGAGGTCGATATAAATTCGTGGCACTAAAGGTAAGTTTCAGCTATGTCAGTTGACACAGTCAGGTCGTTTGCATATAATAAAGTTAAATAGCAAATAAATAAAAGGTGCTACCGGATTAGACGGTCAGTTCCTAAACAAGCAAACGTATAAGGTTTTGACCTTATAGCCGCCTACTTTTTGCGGAAGTTGGCGGCTATTTTTTTATGGATACTATGTAGCCAGTGGCTACGACAATGAAAACAATTGCCCAAATGATATCCATAAACATCACGCTCCTTTCTGGAACGCGATTGACCGCCTACCGTCTGGTAGCACCAAATATAGTATAGCATCTAGTTGAATTACATATCAAGAAAATGTTTACATTTATGGCTTTATGAATGAAAGAGGATTCAATATAATAATGAAGGAAAAACTCCTGCTAGATTTTGAGCAGGAGTTTTATATTTATATGAGAATATGTAGAAATAATAGAGAAAATGACACCCTTTTTTGAAAGGCAAATTGCCTTGATTTTATATACTACTATTTGGTTAAAGGAGATAGCAGTCATGAGAAAATACGATACAGTTTTATTCGATTTAGATGGAACACTACTCAATACATTGGAAGATCTTACGGACAGTGTGAATTTTGCATTAAGTTTATATGGTTTTCCTAATAAAAAAATGATGGAAATTCGGAGTTATTTAGGTAATGGAATTGCTCGTCTGATCGCACTTTCTATACCAGAGGGTCTTAGAAATCCTCACTATGAGGATTGTCTTAGCGAGTTTCGCCTGCATTATGCAAAAAATGTCCAAAATAAAACAGCGCCTTATGAAGGTATTCGGGAAGTTCTGGAATATTTAGTCAAAGAAAATTACAAAATAGCTGTTGTATCCAATAAATTTGATCAAGCAGTCAAAGAGCTTGCACAGGTGCATTTTACACAGTACATTCAGACTGCAATTGGGGAATCTGAGGATGTACCGAGAAAACCAGCACCTGATATGGTGTTTAAGGCATTAGAATCATTAGATGCTGAAGCTCGCCGCTCCGTATATATTGGGGATTCAGAAGTAGATGTGAAAACAGCGAGAAATGCGGGGATTCTTTCTATTGGTGTCACTTGGGGATTCAGAGATCGAGATGTTTTGGAAAAGGCTGGCGCAGACTGCATCATAGACCACCCGGAAGAAATTATAAAAATCATTTCGCAATAGTGGTTGTGAGATGAACAAAAAAGCTTTGTGAACGAATTGATCTGAAGGAGAATTTTGCTTATGCAAGATTTATTGTCAAAACAATATTTGCGTGCTGTTGAATTGTTGCACGAGGATATAGAAGAAAATAGGGTAGACTATCCATTTTGTTTACCAATCTTTCATCAGTTTGAACAGTTGGAGTTTGATCCAAATGTTACAATTCTCGTCGGAGAAAATGGAGCAGGAAAATCAACCTTATTAGAAGCAATTGCTGTTGCCTGGGGGTTTAATCCAGAAGGCGGAACGTGCAACATGAAATTTTCGACGCAAGACACGCATTCAAATTTACATGAATCTATGCGTTTGGTAAAAGGCGTAAAGAGACCGCAAGATAGTTATTTTTTGCGCGCAGAAAGTTTTTACAATGTAGCTACCCAAGCTGAAAACTATGGGGTTAGTCAATATTACGGAGGGGCGCTGCATCTAAAGTCGCACGGGGAAGC from Massilibacillus massiliensis carries:
- a CDS encoding HAD family hydrolase, which encodes MRKYDTVLFDLDGTLLNTLEDLTDSVNFALSLYGFPNKKMMEIRSYLGNGIARLIALSIPEGLRNPHYEDCLSEFRLHYAKNVQNKTAPYEGIREVLEYLVKENYKIAVVSNKFDQAVKELAQVHFTQYIQTAIGESEDVPRKPAPDMVFKALESLDAEARRSVYIGDSEVDVKTARNAGILSIGVTWGFRDRDVLEKAGADCIIDHPEEIIKIISQ
- a CDS encoding AAA family ATPase; this translates as MQDLLSKQYLRAVELLHEDIEENRVDYPFCLPIFHQFEQLEFDPNVTILVGENGAGKSTLLEAIAVAWGFNPEGGTCNMKFSTQDTHSNLHESMRLVKGVKRPQDSYFLRAESFYNVATQAENYGVSQYYGGALHLKSHGEAFFATLMNKFKGKGFYLLDEPEAALSPMRQMAILTRIRELVDDASQFIIATHSPIIMAFPGAKILQLSEHGIEPIAYENTEHYRITKQFINHRESILKILME